One Euphorbia lathyris chromosome 1, ddEupLath1.1, whole genome shotgun sequence DNA segment encodes these proteins:
- the LOC136210729 gene encoding cytochrome P450 87A3: MWVLCFGALIIISITHWVYKWKNPKCNGKLPPGSMGLPLLGETLQFFAPNTSNDIPAFVKERVKRYGPIFCTNLVGRPVVISTDPDLNYFIFQQEGKLLQSWYPETFTEIFGRQNVGSLHGLMYKYLKNMVLNLFGPESLKKMLPEVQLAATKRLQIWSQHNTVELKEATASMIFDLTAKKLISYDQMNSSENLRENFVAFIQGLISFPLEVPGTAYHKCLQGRKKAMKMLKNLLHERRANPRQHHQSDFFDYVLEELRKEGTILTEAIVLDLMFVLLFASFETTSLALTMAIKFLSDHPLVLKQLTEEHEKILENREHPDSDITWKEYKSMTFTFQCINETVRLANIVPGIFRKVLREIQFKGFTIPAGWAVMVCPPAVHLNRERYEDPLAFNPWRWEGQEINGASKHFMAFGGGMRFCVGTEFTKVQMAVFLHCLVTKYRWRAIKGGNILRTPGLQFPSGYHIQLMEKEAGFSSTQS; the protein is encoded by the exons ATGTGGGTTTTGTGTTTTGGAGCATTGATCATTATAAGTATCACACACTGGGTTTACAAGTGGAAAAATCCCAAATGTAATGGGAAACTCCCCCCTGGTTCAATGGGACTACCGCTTCTTGGTGAGACACTTCAGTTCTTTGCTCCAAACACTTCTAATGACATTCCTGCCTTTGTCAAAGAGAGGGTTAAAAG ATatggaccaattttctgtacaAATTTGGTTGGCAGACCCGTTGTCATATCGACAGACCCAGATCTCAATTACTTCATCTTCCAACAAGAGGGCAAGCTGCTTCAGAGTTGGTATCCAGAAACATTCACAGAAATTTTTGGACGACAGAATGTGGGTTCACTACATGGGTTAATGTATAAATACCTCAAGAATATGGTGTTAAATCTCTTTGGTCCTGAAAGCCTTAAGAAAATGCTTCCTGAAGTTCAACTGGCAGCAACTAAAAGATTGCAAATATGGTCTCAACATAACACTGTTGAGTTAAAAGAAGCAACTGCTAGT ATGATATTTGACCTGACTGCAAAGAAGCTGATAAGTTACGATCAAATGAATTCATCCGAGAACCTAAGGGAGAATTTTGTTGCATTCATCCAAGGATTAATCTCCTTTCCTTTGGAAGTACCAGGAACAGCATATCACAAATGTTTACAG GGTAGGAAAAAGGCAATGAAAATGTTGAAGAACTTGCTGCATGAAAGACGAGCAAATCCAAGACAGCATCACCAAAGTGATTTTTTTGACTATGTACTTGAGGAACTACGGAAGGAGGGAACGATCCTCACAGAGGCAATTGTTCTGGATTTAATGTTTGTGCTACTGTTTGCTAGCTTTGAAACAACTTCTTTGGCTCTAACTATGGCTATTAAATTTCTCTCAGACCACCCCTTGGTGCTAAAGCAATTAACG GAAGAGCATGAAAAGATTTTGGAAAATCGTGAACACCCTGATTCTGATATTACATGGAAAGAGTATAAATCTATGACATTTACATTTCAG TGCATTAATGAAACTGTTAGACTGGCAAATATTGTTCCAGGAATCTTCAGAAAAGTTCTCAGAGAAATCCAGTTTAAGG GTTTTACCATTCCAGCTGGTTGGGCAGTTATGGTGTGTCCCCCCGCTGTACACTTAAACCGAGAAAGATATGAAGATCCACTTGCCTTTAATCCATGGAGATGGGAG GGGCAAGAAATAAATGGTGCATCAAAACATTTTATGGCATTTGGAGGTGGAATGAGATTTTGCGTAGGAACAGAATTTACCAAGGTGCAGATGGCTGTATTTCTTCATTGCTTAGTTACGAAATACAG ATGGCGAGCAATCAAAGGAGGAAATATCTTGCGGACTCCTGGTTTACAATTTCCAAGTGGCTATCATATTCAGCTTATGGAGAAAGAAGCAGGATTTAGCTCTACACAGTCATGA
- the LOC136213896 gene encoding uncharacterized protein, which produces MDELTSSLQDGIPWCMLFADDIVLVDETKEGVERKLELWRQTLESRGFKLSRSKTEYLECKFSGRRSREAGTITLDERVVQASDCFRYLGSIIQTDGEVDGDVAHRIKAGWSKWKSATGFLCDPGMPNRLKGKFYRTAIRPALLYGTECWAVKHCHIHKMSVAEMRMLRWMCGHTRKDRVRNEIIRTKVGVTSIENKMRENRLRWFGHVRRRALDAPVRRTEEWQRDVVVRGRGRPKQTWRRVIERDMSLLGIEENMIVDRTEWRERICVADTT; this is translated from the coding sequence atggatgaactaacaagttcacttcaagatggtataccatggtgcatgctgtttgcagatgatattgtgctGGTTGATGaaacgaaagaaggagtggagaggaagttggaactatggagacaaactctagaatctagaggctttaagttgagtcgaagtaagacagaatatttggagtgtaagtttagcggccgtaggagtagggaggcagggacaatcaccctagatgagagagttgttcaggcctcggattgcttccggtatttaggatctattatccaaacggatggagaagtagatggagatgttgctcataggattaaagctggttggtcgaagtggaagagtgctacgggtttcctttgtgatcccggcatgcctaatagattgaagggaaaattctaccggacggctattagaccagcattgttatatggtacggagtgttgggcagtgaaacactgccacatccataagatgtcggtggcggagatgcgtatgttgagatggatgtgtggtcatacgagaaaggaccgggtgcgtaatgaaataattaggacaaaagtaggggtcacatctattgagaataaaatgagagaaaaccgactaaggtggtttggccatgtgagacgtagagcgcttgatgcgccggttaggagaaccgaagagtggcaaagggatgtagtggtgaggggtaggggaagacctaagcaaacttggaggagggtgatcgagagggatatgagtttactgggaattgaggaaaatatgatagtggataggacggagtggagggagcgaatctgtgtcgctgacacgacttga